One region of Alosa sapidissima isolate fAloSap1 chromosome 1, fAloSap1.pri, whole genome shotgun sequence genomic DNA includes:
- the LOC121720186 gene encoding segment polarity protein dishevelled homolog DVL-3-like: MGETKIIYHLDDQETPYLVKLPIPADRVTLLDLKNALKKPNYKFFFKSMDDDFGVVKEEISDDNARLPCYNGRVIAWLVSADGSHSDGGSVAESQSDRPPSLERCQGIGDSRPPSFHAKSAGSRDGMDDNTETDSVVSHRRDRDRERSRRKHAQDHAGGRMNGYTRGGRGLDLGGYDSRSSLMSSELESSSCFDSEDDGSTSRFSSVTEQSGSSRLVRRPRRRRRRPKQNMERSSSFSSITDSTMSLNIITVTLNMEKYNFLGISIVGQSNERGDGGIYIGSIMKGGAVAADGRIEPGDMLLQVNDINFENMCNDDAVRVLRDIVHKPGPVSLTVAKCWDPNPNSCFALPRSEPIRPIDPAAWVSHTAAMTGVYPAYGMSPSMSTVTSTSSSITSSIPETERFDDYHLSVHSDMATVAKAMACPDSGLEVRDRLWLKITIANAFIGSDVVDWLFHHVEGFTDRREARKYASNLLKAGFIRHTVNKITFSEQCYYIFGDLCGNMAHMSLQDHDGSSGASDQDTLAPLLHSGEPAWPMSFPYQYPVPHAPELPHGFSEAGGGSAGSQHSEGSRSSGSHGSESDLRREKAPSERSAPSECSMRSSHSMRNPRSHGHSSGSVRLAHPPFMAAAAAAVAPGSPSGRTLASLPPELSGSRQSCHTVGSQGEFFVDIM; encoded by the exons ATGGGGGAGACCAAAATAATATATCATCTCGACGACCAggaaactccttacctggtcaAATTGCCCATCCCAGCCGATAGGGTCACTCTCTTGGACCTAAAAAATGCTCTCAAGAAACCGAACTACAAGTTTTTCTTTAAATCAATGGATGATGACTTCgg GGTGGTGAAGGAAGAGATTTCGGATGACAATGCAAGGCTCCCTTGCTACAATGGACGCGTCATTGCTTGG ctgGTGTCTGCTGATGGCTCTCATTCAGATGGTGGCTCTGTGGCTGAGAGCCAATCGGATCGCCCCCCATCCCTTGAAAGGTGCCAAGGCATCGGAGACTCCCGACCACCCTCCTTTCA tgCAAAGTCAGCTGGCAGTCGTGACGGCATGGACGATAACACCGAGACCGACTCCGTGGTGTCTCATCGCCGGGATAGGGACAGGGAGCGGTCGCGTCGGAAACATGCCCAGGACCACGCAG GAGGGAGGATGAATGGTTACACGCGGGGCGGCCGAGGCCTGGATCTAGGGGGGTACGACAGCCGGTCGTCCCTCATGAGCAGCGAACTGGAGTCCAGTAGCTGCTTCGACTCGGAAGACGATGGATCCACCAGCCG gtTCAGCAGTGTTACGGAGCAGAGTGGCTCATCACGTCTGGTCAGACGCCCTCGCCGTCGGCGACGGAGACCTAAACAAAACATGGAACGG TCCTCATCCTTCAGCAGCATTACCGACTCCACCATGTCCCTCAACATAATCACTGTTACTCTAAACATGG AGAAGTATAATTTCTTGGGTATCAGTATTGTGGGTCAGAGCAACGAGAGGGGAGATGGAGGCATCTACATCGGCTCTATCATGAAAGGTGGGGCAGTCGCAGCTGATGGACGTATTGAACCGGGGGATATGCTTCTTCAG GTGAACGACATCAACTTTGAGAACATGTGCAACGATGATGCAGTGCGAGTTCTGAGGGACATCGTTCACAAGCCAGG CCCTGTTTCTCTGACTGTGGCAAAGTGCTGGGACCCAAACCCAAATAGTTGCTTTGCGTTACCCAGAA GCGAGCCTATCCGGCCCATTGACCCGGCGGCATGGGTGTCCCACACGGCAGCCATGACGGGGGTGTACCCCGCCTATGGGATGAGCCCCTCCATGAGCACAGTGACCTCCACCAGCTCCTCCATCACCAGCTCCATCCCCGAGACTGAGC GCTTCGATGATTACCACCTCTCAGTTCACAGTGACATGGCAACTGTTGCTAAAGCAATGGCGTGTCCAGATTCTGGATTGGAAGTTCGTGATCGGTTGTGGCTGAAGATAACCATTGCTAATGCCTTCATAG GGTCAGATGTAGTGGACTGGCTCTTCCATCACGTCGAGGGCTTCACAGATCGCCGTGAGGCCCGCAAGTATGCCAGCAACCTTTTGAAGGCTGGATTCATCCGTCACACTGTCAACAAGATCACCTTCTCTGAACAGTGCTACTACATATTTGGTGATCTCTGTGGCA ACATGGCTCACATGTCCCTGCAAGACCACGATGGCTCGAGCGGGGCATCGGATCAGGACACTCTGGCCCCCCTCCTGCACTCCGGCGAGCCGGCGTGGCCCATGTCCTTCCCGTACCAGTACCCCGTTCCCCACGCTCCCGAGCTGCCCCATGGCTTCAGTGAAGCAGGGGGCGGTAGCGCCGGCAGCCAGCATAGTGAGG GGAGCCGTAGTAGTGGGTCCCACGGCAGCGAATCGGACCTCAGGAGAGAGAAGGCTCCCAGCGAGCGATCGGCCCCCAGTGAGTGCAGCATGCGCAGCTCCCACAGCATGCGCAACCCCCGTTCCCATGGCCACAGCTCCGGCTCCGTACGCCTGGCCCACCCCCCCTtcatggcagcagcagcagccgcggTGGCACCAGGCTCCCCCTCGGGCCGCACGTTGGCATCCCTGCCCCCCGAACTCTCCGGCTCGCGCCAGTCCTGCCACACGGTGGGCAGCCAGGGCGAGTTCTTTGTTGACATCATGTGA